The following proteins are encoded in a genomic region of Nicotiana sylvestris chromosome 4, ASM39365v2, whole genome shotgun sequence:
- the LOC104220474 gene encoding MADS-box protein JOINTLESS-like: MVKEKIQIKKIDNATARQVTFSKRRRGLFKKAEELSVLCDADVALIIFSTTGKLFDYSSSSMKEILERHNLLSKNLQKLEQPSLELQLVENSDYARLTKEISQKSHQLRQMRGEELQGLSVEELQQLEKSLEAGLSRVIEKKGDKIMKEIHQLQEKGIQLMEENERMKQQVMEISNNSSKHPAIVVAVESENIYNEERQSSESVSNAFNSTSPPPLEDHSSDTSLKLGLPYPG; this comes from the exons ATGGTTAAAGAGAAAATTCAGATCAAGAAAATTGATAATGCTACAGCAAGGCAAGTCACTTTTTCAAAGAGAAGAAGAGGGCTTTTCAAGAAAGCTGAAGAACTTTCAGTTCTATGTGATGCTGATGTTGCTCTCATCATTTTCTCTACTACTGGAAAACTCTTTGACTATTCTAGCTCCag CATGAAAGAAATTCTTGAAAGGCATAATTTGCTCTCGAAGAATCTGCAGAAATTGGAGCAGCCTTCACTTGAGCTGCAG CTGGTAGAGAACAGCGATTACGCTAGATTAACCAAGGAAATTTCTCAGAAAAGCCATCAACTGAG GCAAATGAGGGGAGAAGAGCTTCAAGGATTAAGTGTTGAGGAGTTGCAACAATTGGAGAAATCTCTTGAAGCTGGATTGAGCCGCGTCATTGAGAAGAAG gGTGACAAAATAATGAAAGAGATCCATCAGCTTCAAGAAAAG GGCATACAACTAATGGAAGAGAATGAAAGAATGAAACAGCAG GTAATGGAGATATCGAACAACAGCAGCAAACATCCAGCAATTGTAGTAGCAGTTGAATCAGAAAACATATACAACGAGGAACGTCAATCCTCTGAGTCTGTCAGTAATGCATTTAACTCTACTAGTCCCCCACCTCTAGAGGACCACAGTTCCGATACTTCTCTAAAGCTCGG GCTGCCTTACCCAGGCTGA